The following nucleotide sequence is from Eremothecium cymbalariae DBVPG#7215 chromosome 6, complete sequence.
AAGGTAGAGTAGCCTGTGAGATTTCATCTGGTGatgaattattattgaCGGAATTGATTCTGAATGGTAACTTCAATGAATTAAAACCTGAGCAAGCAGCAGCATTGCTATCCTGTTTTGCTTTCCAAGAACGTTGTAAGGAGGCCCCTAGATTAAAACCTGAATTGGCTGAGCCGCTGAAAGCCATGCGTGAAGTGGCCTCCAAGATTGCAAAAATCGTTAAAGATtctaaaattgaaattgttgaaaaggaTTACGTGGAAAGTTTCCGCCACGAGTTGATGGAAGTTGTATATGAGTGGTGCAAAGGTGCCACATTTACTCAGATATGCAAAATGACAGATGTCTATGAAGGCTCCTTGATTAGAATGTTCAAAAGGCTAGAAGAGTTAATTAAGGAATTGATTGACGTCTCGAACACCATCGGTAACTCTGCGTTGAAGGAAAAGATGGAAGCAGCCTTAAGCATGATACACAGGGATATTGTTTCCGCCGGttctttatatttgtaaCTGTCATTTGTGTAATTACTACTGTATAATAAGTTTAgtcaattttaaagaatttaacTAAGAactaaaaataaaaattacaaatatGCATCTGCAATCTCAGTCCTCAAACTTGAACTCCTCTTGCCATAACAAATTTTGGAGTATTCATCCAAGATAGGTTCATACCAAACATTTAAAATTGCAGCATTTTTATTCAataagttttcaaataccCTCTTCCGCAATTCCACAGTTTCAGGGTCCCTTACAGGGCCGTTTTCATTGGTTATTAGGTTAGTGATCACTTTTGGCAATTCTTGAATTAAATATTCAGCCGAATAAGGGTATTCGCTTAGCCTTTTAAGTAAAATCATTTGTTCAGTATAGGGCATGGCAAGGATTGAGTCAGATGTTATTGCTGGTTTTATAACCTCGAAAGTCTCTTTGCAGgatatgatattttttacCACCTGCAACATTGAAGGTTTGATAAAGATGTGTGATTGTAGCAACTCTACATGATACTTTAAAAAGTAGCTTGGATTGAGAGTTGCAAGAAAGTGGCTAATATCGTCGTTCTCCATAGATATGTGGAGGTACTGAATATCTAATTCACGAAGAATATCAATTCCTTCCAAGTAAGAAATCGCCCTGAATAGTTGGAACAGATATGCCATTGCAAAGCTGTGTACATCAACATATCTGTTCTTgtttaaatatatgtaGCCAAAAACTGGAAGAACAGGTAATATTGAATTCAAGGCCCAAGCTTTTGCCGTATGGTCCTTTGAATCCTGAGTTGACACACGAAGCAAAGATTGGTAATACTTTGTGACATTaataaatagaaaaatGTCTTTCCTCAGTGACTTTTTGATCTCCTCTCGATTGAGGATGAATAAATCCTCCAGGAATTCAGAACGTTCTATATGTTGAATCAAAATGTTGAATAATTCCAAAAGACGGGAAAACATTATAACATCTGACGTCTCCCGCATACTTTTAATAAGAGGATAATTGTTCTCCAAAATACGTCTTCTTATTAGTTGATTCACACATAAGCTTTGGAAAACAACTTCAATCCCACTTATAACCACCGTATCCTCCTTGAAGTACAATTTTAAAAGCACATCCACTATATTCGTTGTAGAGAAGAGGTCCTTCGGGTACGAAACAGTAAGTATTTTGCATGCACACTGAATTAAAGGAGTGATATTGCTCTGTAGTGCTCGCATGATGTCATCGACTGAAAATACCTGAAGGACGTCTTCAAAATTAGACAACCTGAGAAGAGTATCTAGTAAAGCTATTAAAGAAGTATAGTCCAACCCTGTCTTTTCTGAAGAACTTAGTACATATTTTATAGCTGACATTAATTGTTTTGGGtcaatttccaaatttgcGATAATAGCCAAATTTAACTGTACTGTATCTATGAGGCTGTTTAACTTCACGATAGATGTATTATTGGGACTCATCAACTCCTCAGTTAATGAATCCATAAGCTTTTTGACCTTCAATTGTGTATTCATAGCTGCGTATTGACGATGCTGATCATTGTGTGATGCGATAGGTTGAAGTTCAAGacatttttctttgctGCTTGCCAGCTCTTGTAATCCAAGCAAGAACTGTTAAAGCACCAAATGTTGCCCGAATCAAGGATAGTGTCCCTATATTCAGATTTTAGGAAGCTGAAAGAATTGAATCCAGAGGGATACCATGCTAATATACAAGTGTGGAAGCATCACTTGATTGAAGATGTTTGGAAAGATCAATTGGTTATTCAGGGCGGTGACGATCTGCTCCTAAAACTAAACAGGAGTAACTCCGGGTTCCCAAAAAGTATCGACATAGTAATTGATCTACTTGTTGATGAGGGAGTATTGATACCGATGGACGTGTTTACCAAGGGTAGAGATAGTGGGTTGTCTTCGTGGTTTAGGTGGTCGGTGAATATGTTAGTGGATCTTTCTTGGAAAAGTCGCATCAGCAATAATGGAAAGTATTTATGTAATATGGCATACGTTAATTTACCTGTGATGGTTTCCAGGTACGAGGCTACTGCCAAGGTTTTACAAGAAAAGGTTTTATCTAGGGCTACACGGGTTACAGACCTGATATTTAAGAAGAGTGATTTCTATGTGTTGATCGAAGAGTGTCTTCGTGGCAAGTCCGAATTTGAGCTGATACTGATTTTTCTGCAGCATTACAAGAGTACCATTCTGGTAGATGGTCCTGTCATCAAGGTAATTGATCCCCATGTGTTCTCTCTAGTGCAGTCGTTTGGCCCAGATAGAATTACGGAAAACGATCGGGCTATTGCTGATATTAAGGGTGCTATTCAAACTGTAGAAACACAAGTCCAAAAACTCCATATCCATATTCATGAAATATCTAGGCATTTGCGTGATTCTATAAACGCAAGCGTATCCAAAGAACTTCAGAGAAGGTATTTAAAGCTTAGGAAGTTGACAGAATCAAATCTATCTCGTGCTCTCACACAGTTATTTAACTTGATGGAGATAAAGGACCATATAGATAAAAGCGTCGACAATTTGGCCTTGGTTGGAGTTTTGTCTGgtgcttcaaaaactctGAAGAACATCAATAAGCAATTGGGCTCGATTGAAGACTTGGAAAAACTGTTGAGTGATGTTACAGAGCAAAATGAAGTGGTTGATGAAGTAAATTTCTTGCTCTCCACATCTGTGCAAAGCAACGATGTTGATTTGGACCaagaacttcaacaaatggAAAATGAAATGAAACAGGAACATTACTATGAAAAGAAGTTACTGAGTAGGTTATCGAACCTCAATGTGAGGGACGACGAAATAATTATTCCAAGCAACGAAGCCCAAGGAGAAGGAACTcaggaaaagaaaacagcCAAATATGATACCGACATAAATTATACACTAAATAACCCTGAACAAGCTTAGGTTGCctctttttatatatagCGCATGCATCTAAAATAAACATTCATTTAACTATCTTTGAAGTTAACAGTATTTCTGGTGTAGGATGATGGTTCGCGatctttatcatcatttgcggtattttcaaaatgatATACATTTGGAGAGCTACCTCTAGGCGGGAAACCCATCTCTGAACTATCTGAATCAACATGGCCCAACAATGGTGACTGTGCTGGTGATACATACATTGAAGAGGTTGGAGATGATGCGTCCGTTTGAGAAATCGGACGTGACGCAAGTGCTTCTGATGTCGGGTTCTGACTTCTGTACCACCAATATGTAACGTTTTGTAAAGCGGATAATAGAACCCCAGGCCCTTGTGCGTCCCTAATAGACCGGGTGACAACCTCGTTTTGTACAGGCTTCAATATTAACGCAGACCTGGGGGTtaattccaaatattctaaGGTCTTAGATTCTTGGGAATCAGTAAAGGTCTCCctaaaaatatttctgtaAAACTGGTACGGATGGTCTCCGTCCGTCCTATTGGCATCCACCCAGAGACGTACATTGTTTAAGGTGTCTGTTGGATTAAACTCATGCTTTAAAGACACACCATTCGTCAACTTTATTAACAAGGTACAAATAGCCATATGTCTTTTCGAGCTTTCTTTCGCGGAATGATCAACTATCTTGTTGTCTGAAGATGATCCTCGGAgacttctttctttccGTAGAATCTCGCGTTCCCTGGCATCGGCTTCAACTAGCTTGGAAATCCGCTTCCGCTCCTCATCAGCTAACTTCTGATGCCGTCTTACCCTAGCTTGATATTCTCTCGAGCTAGATTCATTATTAGTTTCAGCAGGTCCCGCCCCCAGATGTGAAGTTGCTGACAACGATTGCAAGGATGGCGAAGCAAAAGGCTCAGAAATATTCGGCCTTTCTGAATATAGCGGCGTACTTGCATCAATAAACATTACTAACCTAT
It contains:
- a CDS encoding UBX domain-containing protein (similar to Ashbya gossypii AEL184W), coding for MAATKSPSHSSFSQLLESWFISSVQQAMQEYVQEKKALVIYNSSGNNDWLIKWFSPIFHKVSRDKCVWLKVVTGTEQFRYFQELFPNVKVPSICCIKEGQLIDSLYGEDAMGKFVNRLVMFIDASTPLYSERPNISEPFASPSLQSLSATSHLGAGPAETNNESSSREYQARVRRHQKLADEERKRISKLVEADAREREILRKERSLRGSSSDNKIVDHSAKESSKRHMAICTLLIKLTNGVSLKHEFNPTDTLNNVRLWVDANRTDGDHPYQFYRNIFRETFTDSQESKTLEYLELTPRSALILKPVQNEVVTRSIRDAQGPGVLLSALQNVTYWWYRSQNPTSEALASRPISQTDASSPTSSMYVSPAQSPLLGHVDSDSSEMGFPPRGSSPNVYHFENTANDDKDREPSSYTRNTVNFKDS
- the HSM3 gene encoding Hsm3p (similar to Ashbya gossypii AEL182W); amino-acid sequence: MNTQLKVKKLMDSLTEELMSPNNTSIVKLNSLIDTVQLNLAIIANLEIDPKQLMSAIKYVLSSSEKTGLDYTSLIALLDTLLRLSNFEDVLQVFSVDDIMRALQSNITPLIQCACKILTVSYPKDLFSTTNIVDVLLKLYFKEDTVVISGIEVVFQSLCVNQLIRRRILENNYPLIKSMRETSDVIMFSRLLELFNILIQHIERSEFLEDLFILNREEIKKSLRKDIFLFINVTKYYQSLLRVSTQDSKDHTAKAWALNSILPVLPVFGYIYLNKNRYVDVHSFAMAYLFQLFRAISYLEGIDILRELDIQYLHISMENDDISHFLATLNPSYFLKYHVELLQSHIFIKPSMLQVVKNIISCKETFEVIKPAITSDSILAMPYTEQMILLKRLSEYPYSAEYLIQELPKVITNLITNENGPVRDPETVELRKRVFENLLNKNAAILNVWYEPILDEYSKICYGKRSSSLRTEIADAYL
- the CHM7 gene encoding phosphatidic acid-binding protein CHM7 (similar to Ashbya gossypii AEL183C), which codes for MLPESRIVSLYSDFRKLKELNPEGYHANIQVWKHHLIEDVWKDQLVIQGGDDLLLKLNRSNSGFPKSIDIVIDLLVDEGVLIPMDVFTKGRDSGLSSWFRWSVNMLVDLSWKSRISNNGKYLCNMAYVNLPVMVSRYEATAKVLQEKVLSRATRVTDLIFKKSDFYVLIEECLRGKSEFELILIFLQHYKSTILVDGPVIKVIDPHVFSLVQSFGPDRITENDRAIADIKGAIQTVETQVQKLHIHIHEISRHLRDSINASVSKELQRRYLKLRKLTESNLSRALTQLFNLMEIKDHIDKSVDNLALVGVLSGASKTLKNINKQLGSIEDLEKLLSDVTEQNEVVDEVNFLLSTSVQSNDVDLDQELQQMENEMKQEHYYEKKLLSRLSNLNVRDDEIIIPSNEAQGEGTQEKKTAKYDTDINYTLNNPEQA